In one Chryseobacterium camelliae genomic region, the following are encoded:
- a CDS encoding bifunctional metallophosphatase/5'-nucleotidase codes for MDRKKFLKAIGGGTLAMALAPNMMMAEELNILDLKSANKLTILHTNDQHSRIEPFDASYTKNPNQGGFARRASLIQQIRSQESNVLLLDSGDIFQGTPYFNFFGGELEFKLMSMMKYDASTMGNHDFDNGLDGFLKVLPNAQFPFICSNYDFKNTVLDGKTSQYKIFNKNGIKVGLFGVGIQLDGLVGKKQYGETVYSDPIDVAQHYSNFLKNEKKCDLVICLSHIGYDYKDEPNKISDKILAAKTENIDIILGGHTHTFLPEPQTFTNRAGKNVLVNQVGWAGLLLGRIDFFFDSNKNVKHISWNNQAIDSSIIA; via the coding sequence ATGGATAGAAAAAAGTTTTTAAAGGCAATAGGAGGCGGAACTTTAGCAATGGCTTTAGCTCCCAATATGATGATGGCGGAAGAATTGAATATTCTTGATTTGAAATCCGCAAATAAACTGACTATTCTTCATACCAACGATCAGCACAGCAGAATAGAGCCTTTTGATGCAAGCTATACCAAAAATCCCAATCAGGGAGGTTTTGCAAGAAGGGCAAGTTTAATTCAGCAGATCAGAAGTCAGGAGTCTAATGTTTTACTTCTAGACTCCGGTGATATTTTCCAGGGAACACCATATTTCAACTTTTTCGGAGGTGAACTGGAGTTTAAATTGATGTCGATGATGAAGTACGACGCTTCAACCATGGGAAATCATGATTTTGATAATGGTCTGGACGGATTTCTAAAGGTACTGCCGAATGCGCAGTTTCCTTTTATCTGCTCGAATTATGATTTTAAAAACACGGTTCTCGACGGAAAGACTTCCCAATATAAGATTTTCAACAAAAACGGAATCAAAGTCGGTCTTTTCGGAGTAGGAATTCAACTGGACGGATTGGTTGGCAAAAAACAATATGGGGAAACGGTTTATTCTGATCCGATTGATGTAGCACAACACTATTCCAACTTTCTGAAAAACGAGAAAAAATGTGATCTGGTCATCTGTCTTTCACATATCGGTTACGATTACAAAGACGAACCTAATAAAATAAGTGATAAAATCTTAGCTGCCAAAACCGAGAATATTGATATTATTCTGGGAGGTCATACTCATACTTTCTTACCGGAACCCCAAACATTTACCAACAGAGCAGGTAAAAATGTTTTGGTCAATCAGGTGGGATGGGCCGGTCTTTTATTAGGCAGAATAGATTTCTTCTTTGATTCAAATAAAAATGTAAAACATATTTCCTGGAATAACCAGGCAATTGACAGTAGCATAATAGCATAA
- the dapA gene encoding 4-hydroxy-tetrahydrodipicolinate synthase: MSILKGVGVALVTPFNEDLSVDFESLTKLVDYNIENGTNYLVVLGTTAEAATLSAEEKKQVIEHIIKVNNKRVPLVLGIGGNNTLEVKKQIEEADLSAFEAVLSVSPYYNKPNQEGLYQHYKMLAATGKNIIIYNVPSRTGQNIEAETTLRLAKEFPNLFLIKEAAPNILQYFDILRKKPEGFNLVSGDDEYTLPVTLAGGNGVISVIGQAYPKEFSTMVQLAFDKKVDEAYEIHNKLVEITRLIFAEGNPCGIKVILAEMGIIKNYLRLPLVKASEGLHAKIKAEMANI; encoded by the coding sequence ATGAGCATTTTAAAAGGAGTAGGTGTTGCATTGGTGACACCCTTTAATGAAGATTTATCCGTAGATTTCGAAAGTTTAACAAAATTAGTTGATTACAACATCGAAAACGGAACCAATTATTTAGTTGTTTTGGGAACTACAGCCGAAGCTGCGACGCTTTCTGCTGAGGAGAAGAAACAGGTGATTGAGCATATCATTAAGGTTAATAATAAACGCGTTCCTTTGGTATTGGGAATTGGCGGAAATAATACTCTTGAAGTCAAAAAACAGATCGAAGAAGCAGATCTTTCCGCATTCGAAGCTGTACTTTCTGTGTCTCCGTATTATAATAAGCCTAATCAGGAGGGACTTTATCAGCATTATAAAATGCTGGCTGCTACAGGTAAAAATATCATTATTTACAATGTTCCGTCTAGAACAGGACAAAATATTGAAGCGGAAACAACATTACGTTTGGCAAAAGAATTCCCGAATTTATTCTTAATTAAAGAAGCGGCACCTAATATTCTTCAGTATTTCGATATTTTAAGAAAAAAACCTGAAGGTTTCAACCTGGTTTCGGGGGATGATGAATATACACTTCCAGTAACGTTAGCAGGTGGAAACGGAGTGATTTCCGTAATCGGACAGGCATATCCGAAAGAATTCTCTACGATGGTTCAATTGGCGTTTGATAAAAAAGTTGATGAGGCTTATGAGATTCACAACAAATTGGTTGAAATTACAAGATTAATTTTTGCAGAAGGAAACCCTTGCGGAATTAAAGTAATTTTGGCAGAGATGGGAATTATTAAAAATTACCTGAGACTTCCGTTAGTTAAGGCTTCAGAAGGTCTTCATGCGAAGATTAAAGCAGAAATGGCGAATATTTAA
- a CDS encoding 5'-nucleotidase C-terminal domain-containing protein produces the protein MKNKFILLGIALATLSACKTASSVQLAEVKTQKNISINNELKNDEEFVKIIEPYKQKLDKEMNQKISHTNTDLTKQGDNSNLGNLLADYTFDGADEWAKKNLQKNVDAALINIGGIRTTIGKGDILLKSIFEVMPFENEVIIVKMKGSDLQGLYEYYAKTQVNNPVSHLYIETNNGQLTKSLINGKAVNPTQDYYIATSDYLALGGDNMKFFAKGESIPTGIKLRDLFIDYFKKNTEVVPNTDVRLNFIGKK, from the coding sequence ATGAAAAATAAATTCATATTACTAGGAATTGCTCTGGCAACTTTATCCGCTTGTAAGACGGCATCTTCGGTGCAGCTTGCGGAGGTGAAAACCCAGAAAAATATTTCTATTAATAATGAGCTGAAGAATGATGAGGAGTTTGTAAAAATCATTGAACCTTACAAGCAAAAATTGGATAAAGAGATGAATCAGAAGATTTCTCATACCAATACAGACCTTACCAAGCAAGGAGACAACAGTAATTTGGGCAATCTTTTAGCAGACTATACATTTGATGGAGCTGATGAATGGGCGAAAAAAAATCTTCAAAAAAATGTGGATGCCGCACTGATCAATATCGGAGGAATCCGTACAACGATCGGGAAAGGAGATATTTTACTGAAAAGCATATTTGAAGTAATGCCATTCGAAAATGAAGTGATTATTGTAAAAATGAAAGGTTCGGATTTGCAGGGGCTTTATGAGTATTATGCAAAAACTCAGGTCAACAATCCGGTTTCTCATTTATACATTGAAACCAACAACGGACAATTAACCAAAAGTTTAATCAACGGAAAAGCAGTAAACCCTACCCAAGATTATTATATTGCTACGTCGGATTATTTGGCTTTAGGTGGCGACAACATGAAATTCTTCGCAAAAGGAGAATCCATCCCTACAGGAATTAAACTGAGAGATTTATTTATCGATTATTTTAAGAAAAATACTGAAGTGGTACCCAATACAGATGTTCGTTTAAATTTTATCGGTAAGAAATAA